A part of Numenius arquata chromosome 2, bNumArq3.hap1.1, whole genome shotgun sequence genomic DNA contains:
- the RMND1 gene encoding required for meiotic nuclear division protein 1 homolog, with protein MRLKLLRLQARPFHVLTTICQCQSFNKTGHPLLKLDNEVDRTAHRTAKSWNFYALKTASPCLTSRHVQVKNWQILQGNVSAMGKNVSHRSGEGVFPSWKPFGVAMMENYSLGTECIKKLRNISSRFYSVVSAGKIIPNPSNQPVKRPPKAPRTKQPSRTNQPLLSDMENLMQCTAFATADEYHLGNLCHDLTSHGYVEITSLPRDAANVLVIGTEKSAKEDDPGMIFFFREGAVVFWNVEEKSMKNIMRVLEQHEIQPYEVALVHWENEEINYRIGEGQSKLHKGEILLNSELDSDEVILQKFAFSNALCLSVKLAIWESLLDNFVESIQSIPEILKSRRKVKLSHADVMQKIGELFALRHRINLSSDLLITPDFYWDREKLEELYDKTCQFLNINRRVKVMNEKLQHCMELTDLMRNHLNEKHALRLEWMIVILITIEVLFELARVVF; from the exons ATGAGACTGAAACTTCTGCGCCTTCAGGCTAGACCTTTCCACGTTTTAACAACAATATGCCAGTGCCAAAGCTTTAATAAAACTGGACATCCGCTATTAAAGCTGGATAATGAAGTTGACAGAACAGCTCACAGAACAGCAAAGTCTTGGAATTTCTATGCTCTGAAAACGGCTTCCCCTTGTTTGACAAGTCGACATGTGCAAGTCAAGAATTGGCAAATTCTCCAAGGAAATGTATCGGCtatgggaaaaaatgtttctcatCGGAGTGGGGAGGGAGTTTTTCCATCCTGGAAACCTTTTGGTGTGGCAATGATGGAAAACTACAGTCTCGGTACAGAGTGTATTAAAAAGCTTAGGAACATATCATCAAGATTTTACTCAGTTGTATCAGCTGGTAAAATTATTCCAAACCCCAGTAACCAGCCAGTTAAGAGGCCTCCGAAGGCACCAAGGACCAAGCAGCCATCCAGAACTAACCAGCCACTACTATCGGACATGGAG AATCTGATGCAGTGCACAGCCTTTGCAACAGCAGATGAATATCATCTTGGTAATCTGTGTCATGACCTGACTTCACATGGATATGTTGAAATAACAAGTTTGCCTAGAG ATGCTGCAAACGTTTTGGTGATTGGGACTGAGAAATCTGCAAAAGAAGATGATCCtggcatgatttttttcttcag GGAAGGGGCTGTTGTGTTTTGGAATGTGGAAGAGAAAAGT ATGAAGAATATAATGCGAGTACTGGAACAGCATGAAATTCAGCCATATGAGGTTGCACTAGTCCATTGGGAGAATGAAGAGATAAACTATAGAATAGGAGA AGGTCAGTCAAAGCTTCATAAAGGAGAAATCTTGTTAAATTCTGAGCTGGATAGTGATGAAGTTATTCTgcagaaatttgctttttcaaatgCCCTTTGTCTTTCTG TAAAGCTGGCTATTTGGGAATCATTATTGGATAACTTTGTGGAATCTATCCAGTCAATTCCTGAG ATACTGAAGTCACGAAGGAAGGTGAAACTGTCTCATGCAGATGTAATGCAGAAAATTGGAGAACTCTTCGCGTTAAG ACACCGTATAAATCTGAGTTCAGACCTGCTGATAACACCTGACTTCTACTGGGACAGAGAAAAACTGGAAGAGCTTTATGACAAGACTTGCCAGTTTCTCAACATTAATCGCAGAGTTAAG GTAATGAATGAAAAACTTCAGCACTGCATGGAGCTGACAGACCTAATGCGAAACCACCTGAATGAAAAGCACGCTCTGCGCCTCGAGTGGATGATAGTAATACTCATCACCATAGAG GTTCTGTTTGAACTTGCGAGGGTAGTTTTCTGA
- the ZBTB2 gene encoding zinc finger and BTB domain-containing protein 2, with translation MEVICFSECKKMDLANHGLILLQQLNAQREFGFLCDCTVAIGDVYFKAHKSVLASFSNYFKMLFVHQTSECVRLKATDIQPDIFSYLLHLMYTGKMAPQLIDPVRLEQGIKFLHAYPLIQEASLASQGTFSHPDQVFPLASSLYGIQIADHQIRHPPKVTSATDKLGREPRPQTSRMNPEQVSEGSQLSQLATTLPQVTRTNMSTSDPLPSSLSPELVSAAGNNSPAGEEANMEASSSDEQPASLTIAHVKPSIMKRNGSFPKYYACHLCGRRFNLRSSLREHLQIHTGVPFTSSQQGESNISLSLCNNTADKDAVEVPEAGMISDSELQQISDSPIIDGQQQSETPPPSDIADIDNLEQADQEREVKRRKYECSICGRKFIQKSHWREHMYIHTGKPFKCSTCDKSFCRANQAARHVCLNQSMDTYTMVDKQTLELCTFEEGSQMDNMLVQTNKPYKCNLCDKTFSTPNEVVKHSCQNQNSVFTLEEDRSILLGGGDTEATETDNAVLASIKKEQEAVLLD, from the exons ATGGAAGTCATTTGCTTTTCAGAGTGTAAAAAAATGGATTTGGCCAACCATGGACTTATTCTGCTGCAGCAACTAAATGCTCAGAGAGAGTTCGGTTTCCTGTGTGACTGCACCGTTGCCATTGGTGATGTCTACTTCAAGGCACACAAGTCGGTCCTTGCTTCTTTCTCCAACTACTTCAAGATGTTGTTCGTTCATCAAACCAG TGAATGTGTCCGTTTGAAAGCGACTGACATACAGCCAGATATCTTCAGTTATCTCTTGCATTTGATGTACACTGGGAAGATGGCACCACAACTCATTGACCCAGTTCGGCTAGAACAAGGAATAAAGTTTCTGCATGCATATCCACTAATTCAAGAGGCCAGCCTTGCAAGTCAGGGAACTTTTTCTCACCCAGATCAAGTTTTTCCATTAGCATCTTCATTATATGGCATTCAGATTGCAGATCACCAGATAAGACATCCCCCTAAGGTTACATCAGCGACTGACAAACTCGGGAGAGAACCAAGGCCACAGACATCACGGATGAACCCAGAGCAGGTTTCTGAAGGCTCACAGCTCTCGCAGTTAGCTACGACTCTGCCACAAGTGACGCGGACAAATATGTCCACTTCTGACCCATTGCCATCTTCGTTATCTCCGGAACTGGTATCTGCTGCGGGTAATAATTCGCCTgcaggagaagaggccaacatggAAGCATCTTCTTCAGATGAACAGCCTGCCTCGCTCACAATAGCACATGTCAAGCCAAGCATTATGAAAAGGAACGGAAGCTTCCCAAAGTACTACGCCTGCCACCTCTGCGGTCGCCGGTTCAATTTGCGAAGTAGTTTGCGTGAGCACCTGCAGATCCACACGGGAGTTCCCTTCACATCTAGCCAGCAGGGAGAAAGTAATATTTCTTTGTCTCTGTGTAACAACACAGCTGATAAAGATGCCGTGGAAGTGCCTGAAGCAGGGATGATTAGTGACAGCGAGCTGCAGCAGATCTCAGACTCCCCAATAATTGATGGGCAGCAGCAGTCAGAGACACCGCCCCCGTCCGATATTGCAGACATAGACAACTTGGAGCAGGCAGATCAAGAGAGGGAAGTAAAAAGACGGAAATACGAATGTTCCATCTGTGGTCGCAAATTTATTCAGAAAAGCCACTGGAGGGAGCACATGTACATACACACTGGCAAGCCCTTCAAGTGCAGCACTTGTGACAAAAGCTTTTGTAGGGCTAACCAGGCTGCCAGACACGTGTGCCTAAACCAGAGCATGGACACGTACACGATGGTGGACAAACAGACTCTGGAACTCTGTACTTTTGAGGAAGGCAGTCAAATGGACAACATGCTAGTACAGACCAACAAGCCCTACAAATGTAACTTGTGCGACAAAACGTTTTCAACTCCCAATGAAGTAGTCAAACATTCGTGCCAAAATCAAAACTCTGTCTTTACACTAGAAGAAGATCGCTCCATTCTGCTAGGTGGTGGGGACACAGAAGCCACAGAGACTGATAACGCAGTGTTAGCCTCCATCAAAAAGGAGCAGGAAGCAGTGTTGTTAGACTGA